A window of bacterium CG_4_10_14_0_2_um_filter_33_32 genomic DNA:
AACAAAAAGCGTTATTTCTAATAATGCAATAATGATTAGGAATACTTTATGGTATTTGCTGAAATGCCTCTCCATTAGCGAGAGGCAGGAGAATTGATATGTAGCAAGACCAATAAGCGATACTGCTAAGGTAGATATCTGTAGAAACGCATCTGTTGTTATGGCATTTATTACTAATGGGATCGCTAATATTAATAAATAAACTCCGGGATATTCACCGATAATATTACCTATAACCATGCATTTATAGAATTTTTTTGTACTTAATCTTGTTATCTCTCCCGACGCATTAGAGTAAATCAACGTTGCATATAGAAAACTAAAAGTGCTAATTATTAGAAAAAGAATAGGGATTTTAATTGATGGATCAAAAGAATTAATTTGGGTGATTAATAATCCCGTGAAAAAGATTGTTACCCCGCTTAAGAATGAGCTTGAAGAAACTCCGATAGAAACTTCTTCTATAAGTAGTGACAAATTATTTTTTCGGTTATCTTTAATTTTTTTTGCCGGCATGTCCATTTGTATGTTGATTATTTAAATTTTAGCATAAAATAATAAAAAGCCACCAGTTTCGGTGGTTTTTTATATGGTGCCCTCGGCAGGATTCGAACCTGCGGCCTAGGCGTTAGGAGTGCCTCGCTCTATCCTACTGAGCTACGAGGGCATACTTGTTTATTTTTTAATAAAAAGTAAAATATATTTTAGTTAAAAGGTAAACTTTATGGCAAATTATCAAATTAATTCAGCTTCTTGTGATGGTTGCGGTAAATGCTCTAATGTATGTTCTCATCATGCCTGTAAAAGAATGGGCGATAAATATTGGATAGATCATATGCTTTGTAACGGCTGTGGAGCCTGCAAATCGTCTTGCCCGCATTACGCTATTTATTATGTTGAGGGAACTAATATGGGTGAGCACGGACATCCGATTATTTAACTAAGATTTTTCGCCTAGCCAATTGTCAGCTGTTTTTAATTAAACCAAAGCTCAATTTCGCTATTTGCTTCTTCTAAATTTCCAGAAGCATGAATTAGATTTTCAGTTGGTCTTCCTTCTTCATTTGCTTTTTTAATTGAGTCTGTCCCTAAATCTCCTCTTATGGTTCCTTTATCTGCTAAGGTCGGATCAGTAAACCCTGTAATTTTTCTAACTTGTGATACCGCATCATCACCTTCTATTATCATTTTTACAATTGGTCCTCTGGATAAATACTTTCTCAAGCCAATAACAATTCCTCTCCCGTATTCAATAATATTATCTACTTGCGCCCCAGCGTTTTTGGCTTTTTCGCCAATTGATCGTAAATAATCTTCATTTTCTACATAGTGTTTGCTTATTATTTCAGGTGAAACTGTGGTCATGTCCATTGAGGTTATCTTTAAACCAGCTTCCTCGTATCTTTTAATAATTTCACCAATTAGATTTCTTTCTACCCCGTCCGGTTTTATTATTACAAATGTTTTTTCCATATTTATTTTCTCCTGACCCCGATCGAGTTCTGGCGAGTATTGGGGCAACATTAGTTAATTTAATATTAAAATTTTACCATTTTACAAGATTTATTCCAAGAGTCTTTGTACCTTTTGTATCGACAAAGATACCCAAAAACTTATTTGCACTTTTTCATTGTTAAAATAACAAATATTCCTCCCACTTTTTCACAAAAATCTAATTCTGTACTTTCTCATTGCAGAAAGTACCAAAGGCTAGCAAACGATTCAAAAAAGCTTAAAACTGCTTCATTCAAAACTTTAAAATCCGAATGCCTTTTGGGCAGCTTCACTTTGAGTTATTGCCA
This region includes:
- a CDS encoding nucleoside-diphosphate kinase (catalyzes the formation of nucleoside triphosphate from ATP and nucleoside diphosphate); this encodes MLPQYSPELDRGQEKINMEKTFVIIKPDGVERNLIGEIIKRYEEAGLKITSMDMTTVSPEIISKHYVENEDYLRSIGEKAKNAGAQVDNIIEYGRGIVIGLRKYLSRGPIVKMIIEGDDAVSQVRKITGFTDPTLADKGTIRGDLGTDSIKKANEEGRPTENLIHASGNLEEANSEIELWFN